In Gemmatimonas sp. UBA7669, one genomic interval encodes:
- the nuoF gene encoding NADH-quinone oxidoreductase subunit NuoF, whose product MGYPHPSHPRETPVLSRYFGDAEARTLAGWRARGGYEALQKALAMDPQDIQNVVKDSGLRGRGGAGFPTGMKWSFMKPDGKTHYLCCNADESEPGTFKDREIMRWTPHGLVEGVALGAHAIYAETAYIYIRGEFTEPYARVCAAVEEAYAAGILGANAMGSGKRVDVHVHRGAGAYICGEETALMNSLEGRRGNPRIKPPFPAVAGLFGKPTTINNVETLTTVPYIIKNGAEWYKQFGRPDNPKSIGTKLFSVCGNITRPGNYEVALGFPFKEFLYDLCGGPLPGREIKAVIPGGSSVPILTREEAEAAIMDYEGMVAAGTMLGSGGAIVFDDRQCMVRQIARLTRFYAHESCAQCSQCREGTAWITRIMERIRDGEGTMEDLDTLLSIADNMSGKTICVLSDSCATPVISGLKKFRHEFEAKIAANPSKVTVPAALRASAA is encoded by the coding sequence ATGGGTTATCCGCATCCTTCGCATCCCCGCGAAACACCGGTGCTGTCGCGCTACTTCGGCGATGCCGAGGCGCGCACGCTGGCCGGCTGGCGGGCACGTGGTGGGTATGAAGCGCTGCAGAAGGCGCTGGCCATGGACCCGCAGGACATCCAGAACGTGGTCAAGGATTCGGGGCTGCGCGGTCGCGGCGGCGCCGGATTCCCAACGGGCATGAAGTGGTCATTCATGAAACCCGACGGCAAGACGCACTACCTGTGCTGCAATGCCGATGAGTCGGAGCCCGGCACGTTCAAGGATCGCGAGATCATGCGCTGGACGCCGCACGGCCTGGTGGAGGGTGTCGCGCTCGGCGCGCACGCCATTTATGCCGAGACGGCGTACATCTACATCCGCGGCGAGTTCACCGAGCCCTATGCGCGCGTGTGTGCAGCGGTGGAGGAGGCGTATGCCGCCGGCATTCTCGGTGCCAACGCCATGGGCAGCGGCAAGCGTGTGGATGTGCACGTGCATCGCGGGGCCGGGGCTTATATCTGCGGCGAGGAAACGGCGCTCATGAACTCGCTGGAGGGGCGTCGCGGCAATCCACGCATCAAGCCGCCCTTCCCGGCGGTGGCGGGCCTGTTCGGCAAGCCCACCACCATCAACAACGTGGAAACGCTCACCACGGTCCCGTATATCATCAAGAACGGGGCAGAGTGGTACAAGCAGTTCGGTCGTCCGGACAACCCCAAGAGCATCGGCACCAAGTTGTTCTCGGTCTGCGGCAACATCACGCGCCCGGGCAACTACGAAGTCGCGCTGGGGTTCCCGTTCAAGGAGTTCCTGTACGATCTCTGTGGCGGGCCGCTGCCCGGCCGCGAAATCAAGGCGGTCATCCCCGGTGGTTCGTCGGTGCCCATCCTCACGCGTGAGGAAGCCGAGGCGGCCATCATGGACTACGAAGGCATGGTGGCGGCTGGCACGATGTTGGGCTCCGGCGGTGCCATCGTATTCGACGATCGGCAGTGCATGGTGCGACAGATTGCGCGCCTGACGCGCTTCTATGCGCACGAGAGCTGCGCGCAATGCTCACAGTGCCGCGAGGGCACGGCGTGGATCACGCGCATCATGGAACGTATCCGCGACGGCGAAGGCACGATGGAGGACCTCGACACGCTGCTGTCCATTGCCGACAACATGAGCGGCAAGACGATCTGCGTGTTGAGC